From Pseudofrankia saprophytica, a single genomic window includes:
- the nhaA gene encoding Na+/H+ antiporter NhaA, producing MTAPPRPGPALRVSIPGPAPAVREFLATEAGSAVLLLGTTVLALLWANSPWSSSYEHFWETSTTLAFGEASLRLTVHDWVNDGAMAIFFMVVGLEISREATTGELRDRRSVAVPALGAVGGLVTPVLVYWLFNRSGAGGAGWGIAMSTDTAFVLGILALFGPRCPDRLRLFMLTLAVVDDIGAITVVAVFYSDHVNAMALILAAAAVAAILALRWMGVWQLSPYLIAAALLWLAVHASGVHATLAGVLIGLLVPAFPPRREQIDNVPVFVRALQEDSTASRSALAVSAARAAVAPNERLQNLLHPVSAFVVVPLFGLANAGVHLNGETLRTAASSPVTHGVVVALLIGNAVGITLAATCAVRTGLGVLPGQVRYGHVLGASVLAGIGFTISLFITQLAFDDEALRDQAKIGILVGSLIAATLGSILLRFLGERMPLCSPDSEGLPPPLPPRPWRPPAVPARWS from the coding sequence GTGACGGCTCCGCCGCGGCCGGGGCCGGCGTTGCGGGTGAGCATTCCGGGGCCGGCGCCGGCGGTGCGGGAGTTCCTCGCGACCGAGGCGGGCAGCGCGGTGCTGCTGCTCGGCACGACCGTCCTCGCCCTGCTCTGGGCCAACTCGCCCTGGTCGTCGAGCTACGAGCACTTCTGGGAGACGTCGACGACGCTGGCGTTCGGCGAGGCCTCGCTGCGTCTCACCGTGCACGACTGGGTGAACGACGGCGCGATGGCGATCTTCTTCATGGTCGTCGGCCTGGAGATCAGCCGGGAGGCGACGACCGGGGAGCTACGCGACCGGCGGTCGGTGGCGGTGCCGGCGCTGGGGGCGGTCGGCGGGCTCGTCACCCCGGTGCTGGTCTACTGGCTGTTCAACCGGTCCGGCGCCGGCGGTGCCGGCTGGGGCATCGCGATGTCGACGGACACCGCGTTCGTCCTCGGGATCCTCGCGCTGTTCGGGCCGCGCTGCCCCGACCGGCTGCGCCTGTTCATGCTGACGCTGGCGGTCGTCGACGACATCGGCGCGATCACCGTCGTCGCCGTCTTCTACTCCGATCATGTCAACGCCATGGCGCTGATCCTGGCGGCCGCCGCGGTGGCCGCGATCCTCGCGCTGCGCTGGATGGGGGTCTGGCAGCTCTCGCCCTACCTGATCGCCGCGGCGCTGCTGTGGCTCGCGGTGCACGCCTCCGGGGTGCACGCGACGCTGGCCGGCGTGCTGATCGGCCTGTTGGTGCCGGCGTTCCCACCCCGGCGGGAGCAGATCGACAACGTGCCGGTGTTCGTACGGGCGCTCCAGGAGGACTCGACGGCGTCGCGGTCCGCGCTGGCGGTGTCGGCGGCGCGGGCGGCGGTCGCGCCGAACGAGCGGCTGCAGAACCTCCTGCACCCGGTCAGCGCGTTCGTCGTCGTCCCGCTGTTCGGGCTGGCGAACGCGGGGGTGCACCTGAACGGCGAGACGCTGCGGACGGCGGCCAGCTCGCCGGTGACGCACGGCGTCGTGGTGGCGCTGCTGATCGGCAATGCCGTCGGCATCACCCTGGCCGCGACCTGCGCGGTCCGCACCGGGCTCGGCGTCCTGCCCGGCCAGGTCCGCTACGGGCACGTGCTGGGTGCGTCGGTCCTCGCCGGGATCGGCTTCACGATCTCGCTGTTCATCACCCAGCTCGCGTTCGACGACGAGGCGCTGCGCGACCAGGCGAAGATCGGCATCCTGGTCGGCTCACTCATCGCCGCGACCCTCGGCAGCATCCTGCTGCGCTTCCTCGGCGAGCGGATGCCGCTGTGCTCCCCGGACAGCGAGGGCCTCCCGCCACCGCTCCCGCCCCGGCCCTGGCGCCCCCCGGCGGTCCCCGCCCGCTGGAGCTGA
- a CDS encoding effector-associated domain EAD1-containing protein has protein sequence MPGHGSGDGPLVLRARLDETAPDSARGWAWRLFGADGHVAGDPGAGPDAGLDHLARLLGELVPPVTVEVRVPPVAADLLALPLEEIPAGGATLAKEGVTFVRIIEPGDEAGGDSWAASGSGRTRARVRRPGDSTGPVTAPVRILAVFGQPDWDDGTSQRTARDALRALVNDLVARSNRALELRVLHYGAQTSWIRAAVEDQDGWDIVHVAGRFAAAGAGEADGDAFVPGVDLVPLLRPFRRRLKLLVLAPSGPVTAASAVDGWALPASLPAGIAVALRVADRLGCAVLAPLGDDVDGEAAAAFTTNFYERLLGRGQALTAAVRGATEAADLAAPDIAGSGARAGAAGRRGGAAFALFGESSSTLAFRLPEDPGPATGPASVRMEGFPAWAGDRPAGPVPAGVLNRAARLLAPARLVGGARPNGVPPVGLVLVGPPGADPAGWAVELAREAEGWFRAFCWYSAADSASSRHGQPAALSELRVGLAQALDTQAEPFQLGLYEAARGHQAVARQGPRFTAILGRSAILLVVTLDELLTQNATFRDGFLRDVLHAAVGHRGPSRLVLCGERVPADLLPDIVDGRVVVEHLDAPAPDGPVPGTSPAGAGMPAPGTPAPPDSGRPPGASGPPGRWPSAPASGRRPPPLPLPLPRTVVQVDVVGYSERDDQAQLDLVRALEEVVDDAIGRAGIEPDEFPRQSRGDGFLGAVSPMVPAALVASRFVRELWIGLRRHNATRNAQGRIRLRLALHRGDVILDRAVWAGSAVVVATRLVDASPVRQALHDDPAADLALIVSETFFETVIRQKYLDLDPDAFRQVVVANPKYDGTAWLSMPGSPPALPARPPGPTAPGPGGLDAEATDPTDPTEQVLSVAPATPGTVAPAPRPAALVSEPEMKSEGAGVTDASARQAPPAAGAEDGPEISLTPDEERVLIEALAANYGSELAAAPLLYGRLGLRRGTLNPFGGERPNLVWWAIYTDLRAGRIAKPGRRLVVEVLRDYPHLESLRAVARRHGLVEG, from the coding sequence ATGCCGGGTCACGGGAGCGGCGACGGGCCGCTGGTGTTGCGGGCGCGCCTGGACGAGACGGCGCCGGATTCCGCGCGCGGGTGGGCCTGGAGGCTGTTCGGCGCCGACGGTCATGTGGCGGGAGACCCCGGTGCCGGGCCGGACGCCGGCCTGGACCACCTCGCGCGGCTGCTCGGCGAGCTGGTCCCCCCGGTGACCGTCGAGGTCCGGGTGCCGCCGGTCGCCGCCGACCTGCTCGCGCTGCCGCTGGAGGAGATCCCCGCCGGGGGCGCAACGCTCGCGAAGGAGGGCGTGACCTTCGTCCGGATCATCGAGCCGGGGGACGAGGCCGGCGGCGACAGCTGGGCCGCGTCCGGCTCGGGCCGGACGCGGGCGCGCGTGCGCCGGCCAGGGGACTCCACCGGGCCGGTCACGGCACCAGTACGCATCCTGGCCGTGTTCGGCCAGCCAGACTGGGACGACGGGACGTCGCAGCGCACGGCACGCGACGCGCTGCGCGCCCTGGTGAACGACCTCGTAGCCCGGTCGAACAGGGCGCTCGAGCTGCGGGTCCTGCACTATGGGGCACAGACATCCTGGATCCGCGCCGCCGTGGAGGACCAGGACGGCTGGGACATCGTGCACGTGGCCGGCCGGTTCGCGGCCGCCGGGGCCGGCGAGGCGGACGGCGACGCCTTCGTGCCGGGCGTGGACCTCGTTCCCCTGCTCCGGCCGTTCCGCCGCCGGCTGAAGCTGCTGGTGCTCGCGCCGTCCGGGCCCGTGACGGCGGCGTCAGCGGTGGACGGATGGGCCCTGCCGGCCTCGCTGCCCGCGGGGATCGCGGTCGCCCTGCGGGTGGCCGATAGGCTGGGCTGCGCCGTGCTCGCGCCGCTTGGCGACGACGTCGACGGGGAGGCCGCCGCCGCGTTCACGACGAACTTCTACGAACGGCTGCTCGGCAGGGGCCAGGCACTCACAGCGGCGGTACGGGGCGCGACCGAGGCCGCGGACCTGGCGGCGCCTGACATCGCTGGTTCTGGTGCTCGTGCGGGCGCCGCCGGCCGGCGCGGCGGAGCCGCCTTCGCGCTGTTCGGCGAGTCCAGTTCCACGCTGGCCTTCCGGCTGCCGGAAGACCCTGGGCCGGCCACCGGGCCGGCATCGGTGAGGATGGAGGGCTTCCCAGCGTGGGCTGGTGATCGACCCGCTGGCCCCGTGCCCGCCGGAGTCCTCAACCGGGCGGCACGGCTGCTGGCCCCCGCGCGGCTCGTGGGCGGTGCGCGGCCGAACGGGGTGCCACCGGTCGGACTGGTGCTCGTCGGACCTCCTGGTGCGGATCCGGCCGGCTGGGCGGTCGAACTCGCGCGCGAGGCCGAGGGCTGGTTCCGTGCGTTCTGCTGGTACTCGGCGGCCGACTCCGCCAGTTCGCGGCATGGACAGCCGGCCGCCCTGAGCGAACTACGCGTCGGGCTGGCCCAGGCCCTCGACACCCAGGCCGAGCCGTTCCAGCTGGGCCTGTACGAGGCGGCGCGTGGTCACCAGGCCGTGGCCAGGCAGGGGCCGAGGTTCACCGCCATCCTCGGCCGGTCGGCGATTCTCCTGGTCGTCACCCTCGACGAGCTGCTCACGCAGAACGCCACGTTCCGTGACGGCTTCCTGAGGGATGTCCTGCACGCCGCCGTCGGCCACCGGGGCCCGTCACGGCTGGTGCTGTGCGGTGAGCGTGTTCCCGCCGACCTGCTCCCCGACATCGTCGACGGCCGTGTGGTCGTCGAGCACCTGGACGCGCCGGCGCCCGACGGGCCCGTCCCGGGGACGTCGCCGGCCGGGGCCGGTATGCCGGCGCCCGGCACGCCGGCCCCACCTGACAGCGGCCGCCCGCCTGGAGCGAGTGGCCCGCCCGGGCGATGGCCCTCCGCGCCGGCGTCCGGGCGGCGGCCGCCGCCCCTGCCTCTGCCCCTGCCCAGGACCGTCGTGCAGGTCGACGTGGTCGGCTACAGCGAACGCGACGACCAGGCTCAGCTCGACCTGGTCCGAGCGCTGGAGGAGGTCGTCGACGATGCGATCGGCCGGGCCGGGATCGAGCCCGACGAATTCCCACGGCAGTCGCGGGGCGACGGTTTTCTCGGCGCCGTGTCGCCGATGGTGCCGGCGGCACTCGTCGCGTCCCGGTTCGTGCGGGAGCTGTGGATCGGCCTGCGTCGGCACAACGCGACGAGAAACGCGCAGGGGCGGATCCGGCTGCGGCTGGCGCTGCACCGAGGCGATGTCATCCTGGACCGGGCGGTGTGGGCGGGCAGCGCGGTGGTCGTCGCGACCAGACTCGTCGACGCGTCCCCGGTCCGCCAGGCGCTTCACGACGACCCCGCCGCGGACCTGGCGTTGATCGTTTCGGAGACGTTCTTCGAGACGGTGATCCGCCAGAAGTACCTCGACCTGGACCCGGACGCGTTCCGGCAGGTCGTGGTGGCCAACCCCAAGTACGACGGAACGGCCTGGCTCAGCATGCCCGGTAGCCCGCCAGCCCTTCCCGCCCGGCCGCCGGGCCCGACGGCCCCCGGGCCCGGCGGCCTGGACGCCGAGGCCACCGACCCCACCGACCCCACCGAGCAGGTGCTCTCAGTGGCGCCTGCGACGCCGGGCACGGTGGCTCCGGCGCCGAGGCCCGCGGCACTGGTATCGGAGCCCGAGATGAAATCGGAAGGAGCAGGCGTGACGGATGCCTCGGCGCGGCAGGCCCCGCCTGCGGCTGGCGCGGAGGACGGCCCGGAGATCTCGCTGACGCCCGACGAGGAGCGCGTGCTCATCGAGGCGCTGGCCGCGAACTACGGGTCGGAACTGGCGGCGGCGCCGCTGCTGTACGGGCGGCTCGGGCTTCGGCGTGGGACGTTGAACCCCTTCGGCGGCGAGCGGCCGAACCTCGTCTGGTGGGCGATCTACACCGATCTCCGGGCCGGCCGCATCGCGAAGCCGGGGCGCAGGTTGGTCGTCGAGGTCCTGCGCGACTATCCCCACCTCGAGTCGCTGCGGGCCGTCGCCCGCCGCCACGGCCTGGTCGAAGGCTGA
- the htpG gene encoding molecular chaperone HtpG, with protein sequence MSSRVETLEFQAEARQLLQLMVHSIYSNKDIFLRELISNASDALDKLRIASLVDGGPQVDGADLRIEIEADREKRTLTVRDNGIGMSRDEVVGLIGTIAKSGTAELLRRLRESSDAAASSDLIGQFGVGFYSTFMVADKVTLLTGRVGEDGGTRWESDGEGTYVIEAVDDAPRGTAVTVHLKPEDSEDRLFDYTDEAKIREIVKRYSDFIAWPIRLVSRPGEGGGSAEGDEPGESSEAGEAGEKADDRPLNSMKALWARPQSEVDKAEYTEFYRHLSHDWTDPLEVIHMKGEGTFEYEALLFLPSRAPFDLFTRDARRGVQLYVKRVFIMDDCAELLPNYLRFVRGVVDAHDLSLNISREILQQDRRIQLVRRRLVKKVLASVRALQENDAERYRTFWKEFGAAVKEGLVEDIDNQEAILDIVSVDSTRDAEQATTLREYVERMKDGQNEIYYLTGDSRAMIENSPHMEAFQARGYEVLILTDPIDEIWVERVAQYDGRPLKSIAKGQVDLDTDDEKESGEPEREQRRKDFAALLAWLGDKLQDDVKEARLSTRLTTSPACLVGDTFDMTPALEKMYRAMGQNVPHPRRILELNPTHPLVVGLRKAHEQDPDSDALAETADLLYGLALLAEGGELRDPARFTRLLADRLASAL encoded by the coding sequence GTGAGCAGCCGGGTCGAGACACTGGAGTTTCAGGCGGAGGCGCGTCAGCTTCTGCAGCTCATGGTCCATTCGATCTATTCGAACAAGGACATATTTCTGCGGGAACTGATCTCCAACGCGTCCGATGCCCTGGACAAGCTGCGTATCGCGTCGCTGGTCGATGGCGGCCCGCAGGTCGACGGCGCCGATCTGCGCATCGAGATCGAGGCCGACCGGGAGAAGCGCACGCTGACCGTGCGCGACAACGGCATCGGGATGTCCCGCGACGAGGTCGTCGGGCTCATCGGCACCATCGCCAAGTCCGGGACGGCCGAGCTGCTGCGCAGACTGCGGGAGTCGAGCGACGCCGCGGCGTCGTCCGATCTCATCGGGCAGTTCGGCGTCGGCTTCTACTCCACCTTCATGGTCGCCGACAAGGTCACCCTCCTCACCGGGCGGGTCGGCGAGGACGGCGGCACCCGATGGGAGTCGGACGGCGAGGGCACCTATGTCATCGAGGCGGTGGACGACGCGCCGCGGGGCACCGCGGTCACGGTTCACCTGAAGCCCGAGGACAGTGAGGACCGCCTCTTCGACTACACCGACGAGGCGAAGATCCGGGAGATCGTCAAGCGCTACTCCGACTTCATCGCCTGGCCCATCCGGCTGGTATCCAGGCCCGGCGAGGGCGGCGGGAGCGCGGAAGGCGACGAGCCGGGCGAGAGCAGCGAGGCCGGCGAGGCCGGTGAGAAGGCCGACGACCGGCCGCTCAACTCGATGAAGGCGCTCTGGGCCCGGCCACAGAGCGAGGTCGACAAGGCCGAGTACACCGAGTTCTACCGGCACCTCAGCCATGACTGGACCGACCCGCTCGAGGTCATCCACATGAAGGGCGAGGGGACCTTCGAGTACGAGGCGCTGTTGTTCCTCCCGTCGCGCGCGCCGTTCGACCTGTTCACCCGGGACGCCAGGCGGGGTGTCCAGCTGTACGTGAAGCGCGTCTTCATCATGGACGACTGCGCGGAGCTGCTGCCGAACTACCTGCGCTTCGTCAGGGGCGTCGTCGACGCGCACGACCTGTCGCTCAACATCTCCCGGGAGATCCTCCAGCAGGACCGCCGGATCCAGCTCGTGCGCCGCCGGCTGGTCAAGAAGGTGCTCGCCTCGGTCAGGGCCCTCCAGGAGAACGACGCGGAACGCTACCGCACCTTCTGGAAGGAGTTCGGCGCCGCGGTCAAGGAGGGCCTCGTCGAGGACATCGACAACCAGGAGGCGATCCTCGACATCGTCTCGGTGGACTCGACGCGTGACGCCGAGCAGGCGACGACCCTGCGCGAGTACGTCGAGCGGATGAAGGACGGGCAGAACGAGATCTACTACCTGACCGGCGACTCGCGGGCGATGATCGAGAACTCGCCGCACATGGAGGCGTTCCAGGCCAGGGGCTACGAGGTCCTGATCCTGACCGACCCGATCGACGAGATCTGGGTCGAGCGGGTGGCGCAGTACGACGGCAGGCCGCTGAAGTCGATCGCCAAGGGTCAGGTCGACCTCGACACCGACGACGAGAAGGAGAGCGGCGAGCCTGAGCGGGAACAGCGGCGCAAGGACTTCGCCGCCCTGCTGGCCTGGCTGGGGGACAAACTCCAGGACGACGTGAAGGAGGCCCGCCTGTCCACCCGTCTCACCACCTCGCCGGCCTGCCTCGTGGGCGACACGTTCGACATGACCCCGGCCCTGGAGAAGATGTACCGCGCCATGGGGCAGAACGTGCCGCACCCTCGGCGCATTCTGGAGCTCAATCCGACCCATCCGCTGGTCGTGGGGCTGCGCAAGGCACACGAGCAGGACCCGGACTCCGACGCGCTCGCCGAGACGGCGGACCTGCTATACGGCCTGGCGCTGCTCGCCGAGGGCGGAGAACTGCGCGATCCGGCCCGCTTCACCCGCCTCCTCGCCGACCGCCTGGCCAGCGCGCTCTGA
- a CDS encoding PP2C family protein-serine/threonine phosphatase: protein MGRAATKNAHKAGHGALSADLDRPASTPRETAGPRDTAKPGDTAKPRDTAKKARGAKHDSKGAGKIGKKTGKRAAAKAATATAPVGSGPATTPGDPARPGAMGGAGTMSGASGAVVDAIIAAALGEAVAESLTDTLTESINESFTEMMAGGLATALEQALTQTVSAAVAHELPGALAAVVTADAAARAHPHPPASLDMAESAPAGPRGVGMVDMSAGSSTPSGVDTHPVALAAARSVWESLPPRRLPVLPGLDVTARRAAASDPERVGGDWYDITALSADTAVLDLGDVGGHGPGAAALMAELCHATRAYALLDLPPSEITTRLADVLFAGGHQAIASAVTARFDIPTGHLTWCNAGHPPPVLVGSDGAVSFLGDVHGPLLGAAPGAGPGVSAGGDVDGRAGTEYAQSTITMPVGATVLFYSAGLVDGSGTPLAERLDALAAAVSSAFAGVPPLAAACDALLAELSGGRPSQGQEPSAESRRDADACLLAARLC from the coding sequence ATGGGACGAGCAGCGACCAAGAACGCCCATAAGGCTGGCCACGGTGCCCTGAGCGCGGACCTGGACCGGCCCGCGTCGACGCCGCGGGAGACAGCAGGGCCGCGGGACACAGCGAAGCCAGGGGACACAGCGAAGCCTCGGGACACGGCGAAGAAGGCGCGCGGGGCGAAGCACGACAGCAAGGGCGCCGGCAAGATCGGCAAGAAGACCGGCAAACGGGCGGCTGCCAAGGCGGCGACCGCCACGGCCCCGGTCGGGTCCGGCCCGGCGACCACTCCCGGCGACCCGGCCAGACCCGGCGCGATGGGCGGAGCCGGCACGATGAGCGGTGCCTCCGGCGCCGTGGTGGACGCGATCATTGCGGCGGCGCTGGGCGAGGCGGTGGCGGAGTCACTCACCGACACCCTCACCGAGTCGATCAACGAGTCGTTCACCGAGATGATGGCGGGCGGGCTGGCCACCGCTCTGGAGCAGGCGCTCACCCAGACCGTCTCCGCGGCGGTGGCCCACGAGCTCCCCGGCGCGCTGGCGGCCGTGGTCACCGCCGACGCCGCCGCCCGCGCCCACCCCCACCCCCCAGCCAGCCTGGACATGGCGGAGTCGGCTCCGGCCGGGCCTCGCGGCGTCGGCATGGTCGACATGTCGGCCGGGTCTTCGACACCGTCCGGCGTCGACACGCACCCGGTAGCGCTGGCCGCGGCGCGGTCGGTGTGGGAGTCGCTGCCGCCCAGGCGGCTCCCGGTCCTGCCCGGCCTGGACGTGACCGCGCGGCGGGCGGCGGCGAGCGATCCCGAACGCGTCGGGGGCGACTGGTACGACATCACGGCGCTCTCGGCGGACACCGCCGTCCTCGACCTCGGTGACGTGGGCGGGCACGGCCCCGGCGCCGCGGCGCTGATGGCGGAGCTGTGCCACGCGACCCGCGCCTACGCCCTGCTCGACCTGCCGCCGTCCGAGATCACCACCCGGCTGGCGGACGTGCTGTTCGCGGGTGGCCACCAAGCGATCGCCTCGGCCGTGACGGCCCGGTTCGACATCCCGACCGGCCACCTGACCTGGTGCAACGCTGGCCACCCGCCGCCGGTGCTCGTCGGCTCCGACGGGGCGGTGTCGTTCCTCGGCGACGTGCACGGCCCGCTGCTCGGGGCCGCGCCGGGAGCCGGTCCCGGGGTAAGCGCCGGCGGGGACGTCGACGGGCGGGCCGGAACCGAGTACGCGCAGAGCACCATCACGATGCCGGTCGGCGCGACCGTCCTGTTCTACTCGGCCGGTCTGGTCGACGGGTCGGGCACACCGCTCGCCGAGCGCCTCGACGCGCTCGCGGCCGCCGTCTCCAGCGCCTTCGCCGGCGTCCCGCCACTCGCGGCCGCCTGTGACGCGCTGCTCGCCGAGTTGTCCGGCGGCCGTCCGTCCCAGGGCCAGGAGCCCTCGGCGGAGTCCCGGCGAGACGCCGACGCCTGCCTCCTGGCCGCCCGGCTCTGCTGA
- a CDS encoding acyl-CoA thioesterase, producing MSTAADGAGSFLDLLTLEQPEPDLFRGLSHEGAPLRAFGGQVAAHALVAATATVDPDRPVHSLHSYFIRGGDTTRPIDYHVERIRDGKSFTTRRITAVQHDEAIFVLSASFHRHEDSPVDHQRPAPHVPPPADGHPLFDGRAPSAPEQAEAHAPRDDAAPRDDAGPRVGSKKWADERRGAWARRGFEVWAVSPVAPPAATGGEGEPAGAPSGGSQPAPARMRAWLRVTEKLPDDQHTHACALVYMSDLTLSHSIRGPEGGVGQGMQLTSLDHAVWFHRPFRADEWLLFDQESPTASGARGLAIGEFFDAAGTLVATVVQEALVRPARRPVG from the coding sequence GTGAGCACGGCGGCGGACGGGGCCGGCTCCTTCCTTGACCTGCTGACGCTCGAGCAGCCCGAGCCGGACCTGTTCCGCGGGCTCAGCCACGAGGGCGCGCCGCTGCGGGCGTTCGGCGGGCAGGTCGCCGCGCACGCGCTGGTGGCGGCGACGGCGACCGTCGACCCGGACCGGCCGGTGCACTCGCTGCACAGCTACTTCATCCGCGGCGGCGACACCACCCGCCCGATCGACTACCACGTCGAGCGGATCCGCGACGGGAAGTCGTTCACCACCCGGAGGATCACCGCGGTCCAGCACGACGAGGCCATCTTCGTCCTGTCCGCGTCGTTCCACCGCCATGAGGACAGCCCGGTCGACCACCAGCGCCCGGCGCCACACGTCCCGCCGCCCGCGGACGGCCACCCGCTGTTCGACGGCCGGGCGCCAAGCGCCCCCGAACAGGCGGAGGCCCACGCCCCGCGGGACGACGCCGCTCCGCGGGACGACGCCGGCCCGCGGGTCGGCAGCAAGAAGTGGGCCGACGAGCGGCGCGGCGCCTGGGCCCGGCGCGGCTTCGAGGTGTGGGCCGTCTCGCCGGTGGCCCCGCCCGCGGCGACTGGCGGCGAGGGCGAGCCGGCCGGTGCGCCCTCCGGCGGTTCACAGCCCGCTCCCGCCCGGATGCGCGCCTGGCTGCGGGTGACCGAGAAGCTGCCGGACGACCAGCACACGCACGCCTGCGCGCTGGTCTACATGTCGGACCTGACGCTGTCGCACTCGATCCGCGGCCCGGAAGGCGGCGTGGGCCAGGGCATGCAGCTGACCTCGCTCGACCACGCGGTCTGGTTCCACCGCCCGTTCCGGGCCGACGAGTGGCTGCTGTTCGACCAGGAGAGCCCGACCGCGTCGGGCGCCAGGGGCCTGGCCATCGGCGAGTTCTTCGACGCGGCCGGCACCCTCGTCGCCACCGTCGTCCAGGAGGCCCTGGTCCGCCCCGCCCGCCGCCCCGTTGGCTGA
- a CDS encoding DsbA family protein, translating into MERVSADRLDDSLAARAGTRSAEDARSAEDDAAAARCSVPGSPNGGAPSGDRAISSLIAPAGSVERTGGLVASAVPAVPAPPAALAAPARLDERPSRGDVAAPVVLVEYGDFQCPYCAQAAPVLHELVEQDGALVRHEFRHFPVFEIHPYALTAALAAEAAYAHGKFWQMHDLLFAHQDRLKDVDLRIRAERLGLDPDLVVGDAAQPYGDAVEVDYERGIAEGVRGTPTLFINGQMFRGRPELSALRRAVRVAATSALVAEPAPVPTPVPVLAGSAGALFADDGDLAGPGDPAGPVAPAAGRARWWAPWAARR; encoded by the coding sequence ATGGAACGCGTGTCGGCTGACCGGTTGGACGACTCCTTGGCCGCCCGCGCAGGCACCAGGAGCGCTGAGGATGCCAGGAGCGCTGAGGATGACGCCGCGGCGGCGCGGTGCTCGGTGCCCGGATCTCCGAACGGCGGCGCGCCCAGCGGCGACCGCGCGATCTCCAGCCTGATCGCGCCGGCAGGCTCGGTGGAGCGGACCGGCGGCCTGGTCGCGTCGGCGGTACCAGCGGTACCGGCACCGCCGGCGGCACTGGCGGCGCCGGCTCGGCTCGACGAGCGGCCGTCGCGTGGGGATGTGGCCGCGCCGGTGGTGCTGGTCGAGTACGGGGACTTCCAGTGCCCGTACTGCGCGCAGGCGGCGCCGGTGCTGCACGAGCTGGTGGAGCAGGACGGGGCGCTGGTACGGCACGAGTTCCGGCACTTCCCGGTGTTCGAGATCCATCCGTACGCGCTGACGGCGGCGCTCGCCGCCGAGGCGGCATACGCGCATGGCAAGTTCTGGCAGATGCACGACCTGCTGTTCGCCCACCAGGACCGGCTCAAGGACGTCGACCTGCGGATCCGCGCCGAGCGTCTCGGCCTCGACCCCGACCTCGTCGTCGGCGACGCGGCCCAGCCCTACGGCGACGCCGTCGAGGTGGACTACGAGCGGGGCATCGCCGAGGGCGTGCGCGGCACCCCGACGCTGTTCATCAACGGCCAGATGTTCCGCGGCCGCCCCGAACTGTCGGCGCTGCGCCGTGCGGTCCGCGTGGCCGCCACGTCCGCCCTGGTGGCGGAGCCGGCCCCCGTGCCGACGCCGGTGCCCGTGCTCGCCGGATCCGCCGGGGCGCTGTTCGCGGACGACGGCGACCTGGCGGGCCCGGGGGATCCCGCGGGCCCGGTGGCGCCGGCCGCTGGCCGCGCCCGCTGGTGGGCGCCCTGGGCCGCACGCCGCTGA